The following proteins are co-located in the Stieleria sp. JC731 genome:
- a CDS encoding DUF2695 domain-containing protein: protein MAKLSKKQRKARLQKWQAAERTDLVASMPLSPQQLNLLLDYLDANLKSCDHSTKLTRCFLQVEKLDKDGVLPWLADHGGCCDCEVLYNLEDLAESFRERPIPPKPKPKTKQVA, encoded by the coding sequence ATGGCGAAGCTCAGCAAAAAACAACGAAAGGCACGCCTTCAAAAATGGCAGGCCGCTGAGCGAACTGACCTTGTCGCTTCGATGCCGCTTTCGCCACAACAGTTGAACTTGCTTCTAGATTACCTCGACGCAAATCTCAAGTCCTGCGATCACTCGACTAAACTCACTCGCTGTTTCCTGCAGGTCGAAAAACTCGACAAAGACGGTGTGCTGCCGTGGCTTGCCGATCACGGCGGCTGCTGCGATTGCGAGGTACTCTACAACCTTGAAGACCTCGCTGAATCATTCCGCGAACGACCAATCCCGCCGAAACCAAAACCAAAAACGAAGCAAGTTGCGTGA
- a CDS encoding PEP-CTERM sorting domain-containing protein: MSRFYLIRALFVACIAIASCFVSPFVARADIVYESATLGPPHGGGTRVPVTGSWFSLSETTRITAIGGHLSISNGPATVDSVWASIIEISAGVMPTNGFDIEANSLVSGVIGVQDGMHGDSSDLRVDVDALLGPGEYAILLGGRGLFGTNSTPVMPRNGIDFPDVDYFSQYYLPLSSDLEWDNNDVILRSGTRLVVEGTAIPEPSSLMFVGSVFIAGVFRRRRVA; the protein is encoded by the coding sequence TTGTCACGCTTTTATTTAATCAGGGCTTTGTTTGTTGCGTGCATCGCTATTGCTTCCTGTTTCGTTTCACCTTTTGTTGCGAGGGCAGACATTGTCTACGAATCAGCAACTCTCGGTCCGCCTCATGGTGGCGGCACCCGAGTTCCCGTTACCGGTTCGTGGTTTTCGCTGAGTGAGACAACCCGGATCACCGCAATTGGAGGTCACCTATCGATCTCTAACGGTCCAGCTACTGTCGACAGTGTTTGGGCATCGATTATCGAAATTTCAGCGGGCGTGATGCCAACGAATGGTTTCGACATCGAAGCAAATTCTTTAGTGTCGGGGGTGATTGGTGTTCAAGACGGGATGCATGGAGATAGTTCCGACCTTCGGGTTGATGTTGATGCGTTACTCGGCCCCGGCGAATACGCAATCTTGCTGGGTGGGCGAGGCCTGTTTGGGACGAACAGCACACCTGTGATGCCAAGAAATGGAATTGATTTTCCAGACGTAGATTATTTCAGTCAGTACTATCTTCCATTGTCAAGTGATCTGGAATGGGATAACAATGACGTGATTCTTCGTAGTGGTACACGCCTAGTTGTTGAAGGGACTGCCATTCCCGAACCGTCATCATTGATGTTTGTAGGGTCCGTGTTCATCGCAGGTGTCTTTAGAAGACGCAGAGTCGCTTGA